In Saccharomonospora marina XMU15, one genomic interval encodes:
- a CDS encoding nicotinate-nucleotide--dimethylbenzimidazole phosphoribosyltransferase: MSIDFADIGQLDEIARAEALRQRGGLGTLDEIAGWLSACQGQAPPRTPRRARVVVFAADHGIAARGVSAQPAGSTARAAAELAAGTASLALLAGAGDARLRVVDLAVDAEETPPAVDGGFKVRRGTGSIDTEDALTREEAEAAVRAGMLLADAAVDEGADLLVPAELGVAVSTPAATLVAALTGTEPVAVVGRGGAVEPIDDNTWMRKAAAVRDALRRAKTVLSDPLDLLRTSGGADLAAVAGFLARAAARRTPVLLDGLAVTAAALVAEEFAPGARSWWAAAHRGSEPAHAMALEHLDLEPIVDLGVRRGGGLAATAVLPLLTAATLTG, from the coding sequence ATCGACTTCGCCGACATCGGCCAGCTCGACGAGATTGCCAGGGCCGAGGCATTACGGCAGCGAGGCGGGCTCGGCACACTCGACGAAATCGCCGGGTGGCTTTCGGCTTGCCAGGGGCAGGCGCCGCCGCGCACCCCCCGCCGCGCGCGTGTGGTCGTGTTCGCGGCCGATCACGGCATCGCCGCCAGGGGTGTCTCCGCCCAGCCTGCGGGTAGCACCGCGCGGGCCGCGGCCGAACTGGCGGCAGGTACGGCAAGCCTGGCGCTACTCGCCGGGGCCGGAGACGCGCGGCTACGGGTGGTGGACCTTGCCGTCGACGCCGAGGAGACACCGCCCGCCGTCGACGGTGGTTTCAAGGTTCGCCGCGGGACCGGTTCGATCGACACCGAGGATGCGCTGACCCGCGAGGAGGCCGAGGCGGCGGTGCGCGCGGGCATGCTGCTCGCCGACGCGGCGGTCGACGAGGGCGCCGACCTACTGGTTCCCGCCGAGCTCGGAGTTGCGGTGAGCACGCCCGCCGCGACACTCGTGGCGGCGCTGACGGGAACCGAGCCGGTCGCCGTCGTCGGCAGGGGCGGCGCCGTCGAACCCATCGACGACAACACTTGGATGCGCAAGGCCGCGGCGGTGCGCGATGCGCTTCGCAGGGCGAAAACCGTGCTGTCCGACCCGCTGGACCTGCTACGCACCTCGGGAGGCGCCGACCTCGCCGCCGTGGCCGGTTTCCTGGCGCGGGCAGCCGCGCGCCGTACCCCGGTGCTGCTCGACGGCCTGGCCGTCACGGCAGCCGCGCTCGTCGCGGAGGAGTTCGCCCCGGGTGCCCGTTCCTGGTGGGCGGCCGCTCACCGCGGCAGCGAACCGGCGCACGCGATGGCACTGGAACACCTGGACCTCGAACCGATCGTCGACCTCGGCGTCCGGCGCGGCGGTGGCCTCGCGGCCACCGCCGTGCTGCCGCTGCTCACGGCGGCCACCTTGACCGGCTGA